The genomic stretch TGTAAATTGCACTCTGTCTAATGTGATATCAACGCAGCGCCACGAACGGACTCTCTCACAGTGTCTCAGCACTTTCCTCATCGCCCCAAGTCTCTGTGACCGGAACAAGACAAGGTGGACAGCGGCCACTGCAGCAGTGAGTATGACAACAATTATAACGCGATCAGCGCAGCTTCACAGTGCAGTTGTGCGATTCTTGCTGTAGTGTGTGAGACGTGGCTTTGAAAATGTGCAACGCAGCATCAGACATACAATTCATATTCAATATCTAACCCGATTATCTGGATAACGATCCTACCGTTATGCTTCGCTATTAACCGTTTGTCCAATTAGCCCGATGGCGAGCCTACATGGGCTAATGAAGAGCCTAGATAggctgaatggcttgttctGTCTATTCTTCTTTTCTTATTGATCATGTATGTGCAATGCACCCAGAGCCATTTCAAAGAGGTATGTCCATATGATCATGTGGGGTGTCTCCGTCAGTTGTGATaaactatatactgtatatatatgtatgtatataaatatacaacaaaatgAGAGTCCCAGAAAGAATATGGCACATATTCTTATGGAGACCCTTACAAAATTGCAGCTAAtgtcaaataataaagaaattagAAATGACATTAAGGActtcaaatgataaaatgtgtGGGAAGATACATAAAATATTCTGCGGCTTGTGTACTGACTGGTTATGTCTGCATGACATATCACCGGTATTTAAATACTTGTGTTTATCAGAAAATATTGCACACCAGCTCATATTTACAGTCCTTTTCATGAAGATGAAAACTGTAATTCATGCAATTATCAAAGAGCACTTTTGCTTTCAATGGAAAATCTGTTCACAATTGCAGTCTACAAGTTTATCATTCAGATTTGCACATTGCAATTGTATTTTTTGCTATACCAGCAGCAGTTGGGTTTGAAAATTTTGGGTTGTAAAAATTCCCTCTTAACAGAAGGATTGGGATGGAGAGATATTATGGTCTCATGGCCAATTTTCAATAGAAAATAGCCCTGGTGCACACCTTACATGATGTTAAATAACAGAACGTACACTAAAACATGGTTATGGAAACAGCTGGCCTCACTTTGACAATAACGCCTAAAGTAAATCCAAACATTTGGTGCATTTATTACAGATTGGATACAGTATGTAATTGACAGCAACAGTACTGTTAGTAAAAAGTTGGAGCTGATTGGAGTTGGAGTTCAGTAAAGTCAATAATGTCCTTCTCCTTCAAAGTTAAGTTGGATACAAAATAATCTGGCATACATTTAAGTATACCTTTCACAaaagtttaataaatgaattcaaGGAAACTCAACAATATCCATTACTtttacagaacacagagacggttttgtttctttcaaagAGAAAGAACAGTAATAATCCTCCATTTTGTCCATAGATCATCTGTCCTTTGACTGTCATTAGGTGTCAAGACTTCGGCAGTAAGATGATGAAAGCGGTTGCAGTGTCTCCTTGGTGCCTCTTGGGGGTGCTATACATCTGTGCAACGGTGGATGCCACTTCAATTCACCCATGGGAAACAGCAGGTCGGCCCATCAATTCTTCTTTTATTCCTTTTatgcttttttgtattttattgaggACAAAAAAGCAAAGCTCTCTCCTGCTTGCTCCATCAGAGTAAAGCTTGTAAAACAAGTGTAACTGTCAAAACATGACAGAGATAGGAATCACGCCGCCAGAGCATGCCAAAACAAGTTACAGTTCATCTTGATGGCTTGAGTACATTTCTCCAAACAGAAATCACTTTTGCAAAACAGCTAATGCAGCTCCCAAAACTGAATCGCATTTGTCAAATGTACAAaagtaccaaaaaataaatatttatataatggaACAGACGgctctttctctcagtcacgATGACCCAGCGGTGGCACGTCCATCCTCAACAGCCCTCGGCTGTGACCGCCAAAGAGCCAACACTCATTGACCCAAAGACAGACATCCGGTCATGTGACCGGTGGTCATATGCTTTCCGCCCCATGAGGAGAATTCCTCAATAGGATTTATTAATAGAGAGCATGGAGGgagaaatgacatcatcacatgtAAGTGGGTGCAGACCATAGAGTGACCCGAAAGAAGTGATGTACGATTACAAATTGCGGCATGTCCTCCTAAGACCTGGCGAACAATgtctgtcccctgtaggggacatgaggcTCAGGCCTAAATCTGAAGAACCATATATTCGGCTATGCTGACACCTACACTGCAAGACATCTGCATCCAAGACAgttgtattatgtaaaaaaaggaGGATATAAGGCCTCACTTGCTTTCTCTCTTCTGGCACAATGTTCTGGTACAGCATATTAAGAAATGTAATTAGATGCTTTGAGCTGTATGGCCCACGcgtgggattgtgggtaagaACACCACTGGCCTGAAGATTACGGCACCATAGTTatgttgccccccccctcccacccccccggttGCCCGACACATATACAGTACCTCTTTGACCAATGAcaaatgataattaaaaatgatgacCCTGATACACTCAATCACTCCAGCATGGATTCCGTCTGGAACACTGGctattcatttttccatttgagCTACTTTTCCACTGTGCGTCCAgacccctcttcctcttcttcctcccctGAGCACTTGTCCGTGACCTCTTACATGCTCCATTGTTGCGAAAACCAACTCAGAAGTGACctaatttttgcatttataactacatttttttgattgaataaatatgcacaaaatgtatacaaaaggagtttttttttttttacacgtgcAGAAAAGATTCAGTTATGGGAGCTGTTTCTATCGGCTGAGACTAATTTCTTCAGCTTTATCTCTGATTTTTGAGAGCGAGCAATGAGAAATTACTTACGGTTATGGTCATGACTAAGTGGACCACAGTTTCACTCAAAATGGCTTAGCAATCgagaaaaacaataatacaatctTGAGGGTGGCTACAAAACATTGCAGTCTAACTATCCTTCCAAAACCAGACTGCTCCTCTCCCATTGTTTAAACACACAGCACGTGAGGACTCAATAAGGGAACCGTGCCTTTGTTTGTGAATGGCGTGAGATGCGTTGTGGATAATCAGCCTCTCTTGACTGGCAGGCGTCTTGCCGTGCGGTAACTGGGACTGCAAGTGCGCCTTCAATCAGCAGCGAGGCTGCTGCTGCGCCAGCAACGATCTGTTCAGCCTGGAGACGAGCGTCTTCACCCGCCTGATGGCCATCTCGGGAGGCCTGACGCAGCTGCAGGGCGCGATCGAGGACTTCATGGGTACAGAGCGTGCCACGCgagcacgtgtttgtgtgtgcttgtgtgtgtttctgtgtgtgtgtgtgtctgagtgtgcgtgtgtgagagagagagagagagagagagagagagagagagacagagcgatgGTGGCAGAATCTGTTGATAGTATTCTCTAGTAGTGCACTATGTATGCAATGACTGAGCATTTGTTTGGGtggcaaagagagagacaggccatGCCAGTTTTGTGGTTTCAAGAACATATTTGCAGTATTTAGGTCATTCTTCCGGAGTGTTGTTTGAAGGTTTTTGCTCTGTTAAAGAATATCCGTTCTCCCTCCCATTCTTCCTCAGGAGGACAGAAGGTAGCGTTCACAGCAACCTTGAACCACTTAGGATGCTTCGGCCCCTTCACCAGCAACGTGCCAGTCCCCTACAACAACGTCACCCTCAACCACGGAAACGGCTACAACTCAGCCTTGGGTACGCC from Anguilla anguilla isolate fAngAng1 chromosome 12, fAngAng1.pri, whole genome shotgun sequence encodes the following:
- the cbln18 gene encoding cerebellin-3, translating into MMKAVAVSPWCLLGVLYICATVDATSIHPWETAGVLPCGNWDCKCAFNQQRGCCCASNDLFSLETSVFTRLMAISGGLTQLQGAIEDFMGGQKVAFTATLNHLGCFGPFTSNVPVPYNNVTLNHGNGYNSALGAFTAPHAGFYSFAFTAFSDVRLAGERMYHQVRLMKNGVVIASVWEDNREDSKDSATQSVLLQLDRGSQVYVDLVSGRQLCDHQQNHNAFSGYLVYPSH